A segment of the Eubalaena glacialis isolate mEubGla1 chromosome 14, mEubGla1.1.hap2.+ XY, whole genome shotgun sequence genome:
GTTAGTTTTTGGCTTGAGCAGTTATCCAATTGATGCTATCCATTGAgattaaaagatttaaaacaacaacaaaaaagcctcCAGGGAGCTGGTACAGAGTTTTGGTACACAAGGCAGGAAGGTAACATTACTAATACTTTTCCCCTTGAGAGTCAAGGATCTAAAGCTGGAAGTCTGGAGAGCTGAGAGGAGGCAGTATTAAGGGCTCCTGGAGAGGGTGCTCATTTCACCCCTTCTCTCAAGGCCTGTTCTCCTCAAGACCCTGCTTTTCATgtcccctcttccccttcccccgtTCAGGCAGACCTCACTTCTCTATTTTgacatctcttccctctctccctagcGAGCTCTGCTGCAGAAGGCTCGAAGTCAGCCTTCCCCGATTCTGTCACTACCTGTGGCTGGGGGCTGCCCGGCCCCCGCTCTCACCGAGGAGATGCTGTTGAAGCGTGAGGAGCGGGCACGGAAGAGGCGGCTGCAGGCGGCTCGGCGGGCGGAGGAGCACAAGAACCAGACTATTGAGCGCCTCACCAAGACTGTGGCGCCCAGCGGGCGGGGAGGCCGAGGGGCCGCGCGGGGCGAGAGGCGGGGAGGGCGGGCCGCGGCCCCGGCCCCCATGGTGCGCTACAGCAGCGGGGCACAAGGTTCCACCCTTTCCTTCCCACCTGGCGTCCCCGCCCCCGCGCCTGTGTCTCAGCGGCCATCCCCATCTGCCCCTGCCCCTCGGTGCTCTGTCCCCGGCTGTCCACATCCGCGCCGCTATGCCTGCTCCCGCACAGGCCAGGCACTCTGCAGCCTTCAGTGCTACCGCATCAACCTGCAGATGCGGCTGGGTGGGCCTGAGGGCCCCGGATCCCCACTTCTGGCTTCTTAAAGCCCTCACCCAATCTGGACTCTGCGCCTTCTCCTCTGTCCCCGGTTTTCAGTGTCTTCCCCACCCTATTAAATTTCATCCAGTGCCTTGACTTGTACAGAATTGGGGTAATGGGGTATGGGTAGGCCAATTCCGCGTACACACATCTTGCCCCCACCGGAGCTTGCGTCGACGCCTGGGAAATGTCCACCAGGCCCAAGAACAGTAGCCAGCCCGCGCCCAGACTCCAGCCGACATTTGTGACCCTGCCTCTTCCAGGGGGATTACCTGGCGTGGTTAAGCGTTTGGCGTCATCTGGAAAATAGGGCTCAAGCCAATCAGCGGGAACTTTGCTGTTCTGGACGGCCGTTCATTGGTTGATAACGCAAAGCCTGTTTTGTTGTCCGTATTGGCTGTTGTCGCTGTCAGTCAGGGCCATGGGTCGAACCTTACCCCACTCTTTGTCTGTGCAAGCTCTTGTTGTCTGGAGAGTGGCGGAGGCGCTGCTGTAGATTGGTCACAGGGAGAAGCCTGTGAGCTTTCCTATTGGCCCATCTGTCGGAGGGTGATGTGGATTGGTAGGACGGAACAACCTGGGTGCTAGTTGGCAGAGCTCTCGCTGGATGGAAGGTCCGGTCGCGGAGTGATGGTGGAGGCAGCGGAGATGGGCCGGGCAGGGACCATGGCGGTGGCGGCAGAGGTGGCAGGGGCGGGGTGGCTGGCGGTAGAGGAGACTGTGGCCTTCAGGGGGCTGTAGGCGGAGGCATGGCTCGGGCCAGCGGCGGGAACGGCAGCGAGGAGGACTGGGGGGCACTTCGGGTGCCGCAACAGCAGGTATCCCAACAGCTCCAAAAGCCTATCACGACAGCCATTTATTTCTCGTTCCCCTTTCCTTGTCCCTGCCTTttgcggggtgggggaggaactCACGGAGCCAAAGGTACTGCGAAGTTCCTAGATATGTTCCTTGCACTCTTTGTCTAAACTTTGTAATATACTGTAGATGCAGTTGACTTTTGCCTGCAGCTTCATAGACCCCCATCCCGtggctgcagtggaagcttgcAGTGGCTCTTCAGTGACCAGAGGCATAGCGAGGCCCCAGGGAGGCTCCCTCTGTTTTGCAACTGCTCTTTGTGATGTTTTTCTATGTGCCTATTGTCACAACCGAGTCTGGCAGCGTCTTCTCTTGAGGGAGCAATTTGGAGAAGAGCTGGACCCCAGACTCGCGCCTTGGATGCCATCCTTTAGCATCCGCAGCAATCCCATCTGGTTGGGAGCCCTGCTCTGGGTCTCACACTGACCCTCCTCTACCCTAGGAAGCCTGAGACCCAGGGGTGGAAAGATCCAGCTTGGGAGTGGGGATTGGCAGACCATGGGGAATGATGATGAAAACAGCTTTGGAAATTACCTTAAACTCCTTACCCATTGTCTGAGACTTTGAGATAGCTCAGactgtcttctggcttctgcCAAAATACTCCCTTAACAGAAAACACCCTGGGGAGCCAGACCTGAGTATGAGAGAAGTCTCTTATATGCAGAGCTGAAATCTGCCTCTTTGTATGTCCACACCTTGCATCTTAATCTTGGTCTCTAGACTGACTCTTGCTATTCCAGATCCTCTTCCATGCTGGCAGCCCTTCAGATTTGGAACACTCCTCTCAGCAtcactcttccctctccccatagaTTTCTATGAGCTAAACTTGGTTCACAGGGTGggattgtgtatgtgtatgcagtGGTTGGGGATGGACAGTGCCTTGGGCTGGAACCTCCCTTGGTTCTAAGTGCCTCCTTGCTCCCAGCTTCGAGAGCTGTGCCCAGGAGTGAACAACCAGCCTTACCTCTGTGAGAGTGGTCACTGCTGCGGGGAGACTGGCTGCTGCACCTACTACTATGAGCTCTGGTGTGAGTCTTCAAGAGGGCTCTTCTTGGGTCCTTCTGCCCACCTGCCTTTGGACCTCAGCCTTCAAGGACCCTTCTCTGCCTGGGAGGTATCTAAGACTCTCCCTCCTCACTTCCTGCAGGGTTCTGGCTGCTCTGGACTGTCCTCATTCTCTTTAGCTGCTGTTGCGCCTTCCGCCATCGACGAGCTAAACTCCGGCTGCAGCAACAGCAGCGGCAGCGTGAGATCAACTTGTTGGCCTACCACGGGGCATGCCATGGGGCTGGCCCTGTCCCTCCCGGTTCACTGCTTGATCTTCGTGAGTGACTTGAGGCTCTGGGCTCACTACCAGTGGTCCCTCCCAAAACAGGACCCTGATTCATCCCACACTCCCTTTTCAAACATTTCAAAGCACACTTTTTGCTAATAGGAAAGagaccaccaccccaccccttgTTGCCTTCCACCAACCATGCCATTCTCTCCTGCAGGCCTCCTCAGCACCTTCAAACCCCCAGCCTATGAGGATGTGGTTCACCGCCCAGGCACACCGCCGCCTCCTTACACTGCAGCCTCAGGCTGCCCCTCGACTGCTTCCAGTGAATGCACCTGCTGCTCCTCTGCTTCTAGCTGCCCTGCCCACCAAGAGGGAACAAATGTGGAAGATGTTTCCTCCCACCAGAGTGACCCTCCTCATCAGGAGGGTgagcctggggcaggggtgagCCCTGCCCCCACACCACCCTTCTGCCGCTATCGCCGCCTGACTGGGGACTCAGGTATTGAGCTCTGCCCTTGTCCTGACTCCAGTGAGGGGGAGCCAGTCAAGGAGGCTAGGGCTAGTGCCACCCCACCAGATGTGGAGGACCAGTCCCCTGTGCACGGCCCCTAAATCCTGT
Coding sequences within it:
- the WBP1 gene encoding WW domain-binding protein 1, with protein sequence MARASGGNGSEEDWGALRVPQQQLRELCPGVNNQPYLCESGHCCGETGCCTYYYELWWFWLLWTVLILFSCCCAFRHRRAKLRLQQQQRQREINLLAYHGACHGAGPVPPGSLLDLRLLSTFKPPAYEDVVHRPGTPPPPYTAASGCPSTASSECTCCSSASSCPAHQEGTNVEDVSSHQSDPPHQEGEPGAGVSPAPTPPFCRYRRLTGDSGIELCPCPDSSEGEPVKEARASATPPDVEDQSPVHGP